In the genome of Raphanus sativus cultivar WK10039 chromosome 4, ASM80110v3, whole genome shotgun sequence, one region contains:
- the LOC108848805 gene encoding peroxisomal fatty acid beta-oxidation multifunctional protein AIM1, with the protein MTKKNGVRMEVGNDGVAVITFSNPPVNSLAKPIISELKEKLQDANQRSDVKAIVLTGKGGRFSGGFDINVFHQVHKTGDISLMPDISFDLAGTLMEDSRKPIVAAVEGVALGGGFELALACHARVAAPKAQLSLPELTLGLIPGFGGTQRLPRLVGLAKAIDMILLSKSISSEEGHQLGLIDALVPPGELLSASRKWALDIALGRKPFLRSLYRTDKIGSLSEARTILKNARQLAKKIAPNMPQHHACIDVIEEGINHGGYSGILKEGEVFKKLILSDTAKALVHVYFAQRATSKVPNVTNVGLKPRPMRKVAVIGGGLMGSGIATSLLLSNIRVVLKEINSEYLLKGIKSVEENLESLVSRGKLTQDKAGKAFSLLKGVLDYTEFKDVDMVIEAVIENIQLKQKIFKEIEEVCPPHCILATNTSTIDLNVIGEKTNSKHRIVGAHFFSPAHIMTLLEIVRTENTSAQVVLDLMALGKAIKKVPVVVGNCIGFAVNRTFFPYGQAAHMLVNLGVDLFRVDSVITSFGLPLGPFQLGDLAGHGIAIATKDIYDKAFGDRMFTSPLTELLLKSGRNGKINGRGYYIYQKGSKPKPDLSVLTVVEESRKLTNVMPGGKPISVTDEEIVEMILFPVVNEACRVLEEGVVIRASDLDVASVLGMSFPSYRGGVILWADTVGPKYIYERLKRLSETYGGFFKPSKYLEERAMRGMLLSDPESSRSRL; encoded by the exons GGAAAGGTGGGAGATTTTCTGGTGGTTTCGACATCAATGTCTTCCACCAAGTTCATAAGACTG GGGATATATCGCTTATGCCTGATATATCTTTTGATCTTGCGGGCACTTTAATGGAAG ATTCTAGGAAGCCCATTGTTGCTGCAGTTGAAGGAGTAGCTCTTGGTGGTGGTTTTGAACTGGCACTG GCGTGTCATGCTCGAGTGGCTGCTCCTAAGGCTCAACTAAGCTTACCAGAGCTGACACTTGGACTTATTCCTGGCTTTGGAG GAACACAACGCCTTCCAAGATTAGTAGGCCTTGCAAAAGCAATTGATATGATACTG ctTTCAAAGTCAATATCATCAGAGGAAGGGCATCAACTGGGTCTCATTGATGCTTTGGTGCCGCCTGGAGAGTTGTTGAGCGCCTCTAGAAAGTGGGCTCTGGACATTGCACTTGGACGCAAACCCTTTTTGCGCTCACTATACAGGACGGACAAAATAGGTTCTTTGTCAGAAGCTCGTACTATATTGAAGAATGCAAGACAGCTAGCCAAGAAAATAGCACCAAATATGCCTCAACACCATGCTTGCATTGATGTGATTGAAGAAGGCATCAACCATGGAGGATACAGTGGGATTCTTAAG GAAGGAGAAGTTTTCAAGAAGTTGATTCTGTCAGACACTGCAAAGGCTCTTGTTCATGTTTACTTTGCACAGCGTGCAACATCAAAG gtGCCTAATGTAACTAACGTTGGATTGAAACCAAGACCGATGAGAAAAGTTGCAGTTATTGGTGGAGGTCTGATGGGTTCTGGCATCGCTACTTCTCTACTTCTAAGCAATATTAGAGTTGTGCTCAAAGAAATAAACTCAGAGTACCTTTTGAAGGGAATAAAATCAGTTGAAG AAAATCTCGAAAGCTTGGTGTCTAGGGGAAAACTAACACAAGATAAAGCAGGAAAGGCCTTCTCTTTGCTCAAGGGAGTACTAGACTACACAGAGTTCAAAGATGTGGACATGGTCATAGAG gcaGTGATTGAAAACATTCAGTTGAAACAAAAGATATTCAAAGAAATCGAAGAGGTCTGTCCACCACACTGCATATTGGCGACCAATACATCTACCATCGACCTCAACGTAATTGGTGAAAAGACTAACTCAAAACATCGCATTGTTGGCGCACATTTCTTCAGCCCGGCACATATTATGACCCTTCTTGAGATAGTTCGCACAGAGAACACTTCCGCACAAGTGGTTCTTGATCTCATGGCGCTTGGAAAGGCCATAAAGAAAGTTCCAGTGGTGGTTGGAAACTGCATAGGCTTTGCAGTGAACAGAACATTCTTCCCCTATGGACAAGCTGCACATATGTTGGTCAATCTCGGTGTTGACTTGTTCAGAGTCGACAGTGTTATTACCTCTTTCGGCTTGCCTTTGGGTCCTTTCCA GCTAGGTGATTTGGCTGGACATGGTATTGCAATAGCAACTAAGGATATATATGATAAGGCCTTTGGTGACCGGATGTTCACCTCTCCATTGACTGAGCTTCTGCTTAAAAGCGGTAGAAATG GAAAAATCAACGGGAGAGGATACTATATATACCAAAAGGGAAGCAAACCAAAACCTGATTTATCAGTGCTTACAGTTGTTGAGGAATCAAGGAAGCTTACCAATGTCATGCCTGGTGGGAAG CCTATATCAGTAACTGATGAAGAGATTGTAGAGATGATCTTGTTCCCTGTGGTTAACGAGGCGTGTCGTGTACTAGAAGAAGGAGTTGTGATCAGAGCCTCAGACTTGGACGTTGCGTCAGTTCTAGGAATGAGTTTCCCTTCTTACCG AGGGGGAGTTATTTTATGGGCAGACACGGTTGGACCCAAGTACATATATGAAAGGCTCAAGAGATTATCAGAGACTTATGGAGGCTTTTTCAAACCGTCCAAGTATCTGGAGGAAAGGGCAATGAGAGGAATGCTTTTG AGTGATCCGGAATCATCAAGGTCTCGGCTGTAA